From Podospora bellae-mahoneyi strain CBS 112042 chromosome 3, whole genome shotgun sequence, the proteins below share one genomic window:
- the ADE6 gene encoding phosphoribosylformylglycinamidine synthase (EggNog:ENOG503NX0B; MEROPS:MER0042827; COG:F; BUSCO:EOG092608C4), with translation MAHLTLAGDSCFTASEAQKLKDQINKIAPIKVSKLAGSWIYYAHINGDANAAKQTLSQFLPLSGSSTPPLTHIGYGRQWFVTPRYLSPWSSKATMIAHVCGFENQIQRIERGRIITIEFDQPYNDKTVPFKDVLHDRMTEHLTTEEPDLNTMFAESEPAPLEIVDIFAEGRDPVQVLNEYNKARGLALDQSEVEYLVEQFTKLGRPPHDIELFMFAQVNSEHCRHKQFNANWTIDGITKEHSLFGMIRNTHKATPDFTVSAYSDNAAVIQGENANLWAPDYSTGSWKLNKELIHVLAKVETHNHPTAIAPFPGAATGSGGEIRDEGAVGRGSMPKAGLCGFWVSDLHIPEHKAPWEIDVGRPAHYASSLDIMLEAPIGSARFNNEFGRPCLTGTFRTLLTADDTKAEGEFRGYHKPIMIAGGVGTVREKHALKDPKDVQEGAHVIVLGGPAMLIGLGGGAASSNASGEGNADLDFDSVQRGNPEMERRAQMVINTCVALGDHNPIAMIHDVGAGGLSNALPELVKDAGFGGRFELRQVECVDRGMSPLQIWCNEAQERYVILVNSDGMERFTAICRRERCGFSDVGTVLSKEEDGVSRLVLSDKESKEYPRPIDVPMDVLFPKGRKLERIVSSKKPTWPVFEPVASLKAALGDAASDADLFKQAVQRVFWLPSVGSKSFLITIADRTVGGLTIRDQMVGPWQTPVADVAVTATSFSLNGMKTGEAMAMGEKPTLALISPAASARMAVAESLLNLGAADIKGGSYRGDLKRVKLSANWMAAVNHPGEGAALYEAVEAIGMELCPKLGVSIPVGKDSTSMKASWKDGETKKSVTAPVSVVISAFTLVEDVRRTWTPQLRRVEDVGETVLLYVDLAQGHKALGGSALAQAFGAIGHEAPDVRDVDLLKDYFDALAQLHESGIVLAYHDVSDGGLVTTIAEMMFAGRCGVDVMMDGVAKSGSLADMTEALFHEELGAVFQVRASDETNFKRCFATCGPPAGLIKKIGVVQDSSKQNLNIRYGEGAPFASLDRAEMQQWWSKVSYEMQKLRDDPSCAESEYATIADSADPGLSYNLTFSPAENIVPLTASITGFFGKSPRVAILREQGVNGYAEMAFAFRAAGFDAVDIHMTDIINGRSLADFVGLAACGGFSFGDVLGAGQGWAKSILLHEKSRKELAEFFQRKDTFALGVCNGCQMLSRLKELIPGAEDFPAFVQNNSNQFEARYSMVKIEDNPSNPSVFFNGMNGSSLPIVVSHGEGRAEFQSQQQFQSLTESGGIPIKYVDNRLEVTETYPYNPNGSPGGIAGVASRDGRVLAMMPHPERTIMADVTSYVPREDVEQWGEFGPWLRMFRSARRWVG, from the exons ATGGCGCACCTCACCCTCGCAGGTGACTCCTGCTTCACGGCCTCCGAGGCCCAGAAGCTCAAAGATCAGATCAACAAGATAGCGCCCATCAAGGTGTCCAAGCTCGCCGGCTCCTGGATCTACTACGCCCACATCAACGGCGACGCCAATGCCGCGAAGCAAACCCTCTCCCAGTTTCTCCCACTCTCCGGCTCAtccactcctcctctcacTCACATCGGTTACGGCCGCCAATGGTTCGTGACACCGCGATATCTCTCACCATGGAGCTCCAAGGCCACCATGATTGCCCATGTTTGCGGCTTCGAGAACCAGATTCAGCGGATAGAGCGCGGacgcatcatcaccatcgagTTTGATCAGCCTTATAACGACAAGACTGTTCCATTCAAGGATGTTCTGCATGATCGCATGACCGAGCACCTTACAACAGAAGAGCCAGATCTCAACACCATGTTTGCCGAAAGCGAGCCCGCTCCTTTGGAGATCGTTGACATATTTGCCGAAGGCCGGGACCCGGTCCAGGTGCTCAATGAGTACAACAAGGCTCGCGGCCTGGCCCTGGATCAGTCTGAAGTGGAGTACTTGGTGGAGCAGTTCACCAAGCTGGGCCGCCCTCCCCATGATATCGAGCTCTTCATGTTTGCTCAGGTCAACTCGGAGCACTGCCGTCACAAGCAGTTCAACGCCAACTGGACTATCGATGGCATCACTAAGGAGCACAGCTTGTTTGGCATGATCAGGAATACCCACAAGGCCACCCCTGATTTCACCGTTTCGGCTTACAGCGACAATGCGGCTGTCATTCAGGGTGAAAACGCCAACCTGTGGGCCCCTGACTACTCTACTGGCTCCTGGAAGTTGAACAAGGAGCTTATTCACGTTCTCGCCAAGGTTGAGACACACAACCACCCGACCGCCATTGCCCCTTTCCCCGGAGCTGCCACTGGCTCTGGTGGTGAGATTCGCGATGAGGGTGCCGTTGGCAGGGGCTCCATGCCCAAGGCTGGTCTCTGCGGTTTCTGGGTCTCTGATTTGCATATCCCCGAGCACAAGGCGCCCTGGGAAATCGATGTCGGTCGCCCTGCTCACTACGCCAGCAGTCTTGACATCATGTTGGAGGCCCCCATTGGAAGTGCCCGGTTCAACAACGAATTCGGTCGCCCATGCTTGACCGGTACTTTCAGAACTCTCCTTACTGCCGATGAcaccaaggccgagggcgagTTCCGTGGCTACCACAAGCCTATCATGATTGCTGGTGGCGTCGGTACTGTGAGAGAGAAGCACGCCCTCAAGGATCCCAAGGATGTTCAGGAGGGCGCTCATGTTATCGTCCTCGGTGGACCTGCCATGTTGATTGgtctgggtggtggtgctgcgtCCAGTAACGCTTCCGGAGAGGGTAACGCCGACCTTGATTTTGACAGTGTGCAGCGTGGCAACCCTGAAATGGAACGCCGTGCACAGATGGTCATCAACACTTGCGTCGCTCTCGGAGACCACAATCCCATTGCCATGATTCACGacgttggtgctggtggtctTTCGAATGCTCTACCTGAGCTCGTCAAGGatgctggctttggtggaAGATTCGAGCTTCGCCAGGTCGAGTGCGTCGATCGCGGCATGAGCCCTCTCCAGATTTGGTGCAACGAAGCCCAGGAGCGCTATGTCATCCTGGTGAACAGCGATGGCATGGAGCGCTTCACTGCTATCTGCA GACGTGAACGCTGCGGTTTCTCTGATGTCGGAACTGTCTTGTccaaggaagaggacggTGTCTCTAGACTGGTTCTTAGCGACAAGGAGTCGAAGGAGTACCCCCGTCCTATTGATGTCCCTATGGACGTTCTTTTTCCCAAGGGCCGCAAGCTCGAGCGCATTGTCAGCTCCAAGAAGCCTACCTGGCCCGTTTTCGAGCCCGTCGCCAGCCTCAAGGCTGCTCTTGGTGATGCTGCCAGCGACGCCGATCTTTTCAAGCAAGCTGTCCAGAGAGTATTCTGGCTGCCTTCCGTTGGCTCCAAGTcattcctcatcaccatcgccgatCGCACCGTCGGTGGTCTTACCATTCGCGACCAAATGGTTGGCCCATGGCAGACACCAGTTGCTGACGTCGCCGTCACGGCTACTTCGTTCAGCTTGAACGGTATGAAGACTGGTGAGGCGATGGCCATGGGTGAGAAGCCAACACTGGCTTTGATCTCTCCTGCTGCCTCCGCCAGAATGGCTGTTGCCGAGAGTTTGTTGAACCTCGGTGCTGCCGATATCAAGGGTGGCTCCTACAGAGGCGATCTCAAGCGTGTGAAGCTTTCCGCCAACTGGATGGCCGCTGTCAACCACCCCGGCGAGGGTGCTGCTCTCTAcgaggctgtcgaggccATCGGTATGGAGCTCTGCCCTAAGCTCGGCGTCAGCATTCCTGTTGGCAAGGACTCCACCTCGATGAAGGCCAGCTGGAAGGACGGGGAGACTAAGAAGAGTGTTACCGCTCCCGTGTCGGTCGTCATTTCTGCCTTTACcctggttgaggatgttCGCCGTACCTGGACTCCCCAGCTTCGCCGCGTTGAGGATGTCGGCGAGACTGTGCTCCTCTATGTCGACTTGGCCCAAGGCCACAAGGCTCTTGGCGGCTCTGCTCTTGCCCAGGCTTTTGGTGCCATCGGCCACGAAGCCCCAGATGTCCGTGATGTGGATCTCCTCAAGGATTACTTTGACGCCCTTGCCCAGCTTCACGAGAGCGGCATCGTTCTTGCCTACCACGATGTCTCTGATGGTGGCcttgtcaccaccatcgctGAGATGATGTTCGCTGGTCGCTGCGGCGTTGATGTcatgatggatggtgttgcCAAGTCTGGCAGCCTTGCTGACATGACCGAGGCTCTGTTCCACGAAGAGTTGGGTGCCGTCTTCCAGGTTCGCGCTTCAGACGAGACCAACTTTAAGAGATGCTTCGCCACTTGTGGCCCTCCTGCAGggctcatcaagaagattgGTGTTGTCCAGGACTCGTCTAAGCAGAACCTCAACATCCGTTACGGAGAGGGTGCTCCCTTCGCCAGCCTTGACAGAGCCGAGATGCAGCAATGGTGGTCCAAGGTCTCTTACGAGATGCAGAAGCTCAGAGACGACCCCTCCTGCGCCGAGTCTGAGTATGCCACCATTGCTGACTCTGCCGACCCCGGTCTTTCTTACAACCTGACCTTCTCGCCTGCCGAGAACATTGTTCCTCTGACCGCCTCGATTACTGGCTTCTTCGGCAAGAGCCCTCGCGTTGCCATCCTTCGCGAGCAAGGTGTCAACGGCTACGCCGAAATGGCTTTCGCTTTCCGCGCTGCTGGCTTCGACGCTGTCGATATCCACATGaccgacatcatcaacggcCGGTCCCTGGCCGACTTTGTCGGTCTCGCCGCCTGCGGTGGCTTCTCCTTTGGTGACGTTCTCGGCGCCGGCCAGGGTTGGGCCAagtccatcctcctccacgaaaAGTCCCGCAAGGAGCTCGCCGAGTTCTTCCAGCGCAAGGATACCTTCGCTCTCGGTGTCTGCAACGGTTGCCAGATGCTTTCCCGCTTAAAGGAGCTCATCCCCGGCGCCGAGGACTTCCCCGCCTTTGTCCAGAACAACTCTAACCAGTTCGAGGCCCGTTACAGCATGGTCAAGATCGAGGACAACCCGTCCAACCCCTCTGTCTTCTTCAACGGCATGAACGGCTCCTCCCTGCCCATCGTTGTTTCTCACGGCGAGGGCCGCGCCGAGTTCCAGAGCCAGCAGCAGTTCCAGAGCTTGACTGAGTCGGGTGGCATTCCCATCAAATACGTCGACAATAGACTCGAGGTCACCGAGACATACCCctacaaccccaacggcAGCCCTGGCGGTATCGCCGGTGTTGCTAGcagggatgggagggtgttggctATGATGCCTCACCCCGAGAGAACCATCATGGCGGATGTGACGAGCTACGTGCCCagggaggatgttgagcaGTGGGGCGAGTTTGGTCCTTGGTTGAGGATGTTTAGGAGTGCTAGACGCTGGGTTGGGTAG
- the sgt2 gene encoding Small glutamine-rich tetratricopeptide repeat-containing protein 2 (COG:S; EggNog:ENOG503NWJA), which translates to MAAQNSKQRLALAVCDFLSSSLKDGTLREEDSDNIDIAINCITEAFSVDFSDKAAVSSAIGSQNLLQIYSVYEKLKNVTAPASSQSAGSSSAPPPSTAVTEEQKKKAESLKSKGNAAMAQKDYPTAINYYTQALSVHPGNAIFLSNRAAAYSAAKDHESAKADAEAAVAIEPTYTKAWSRLGLARFALGDAKGSMEAYQKGIEYEGNGGSDAMKKGYETAKRRVAEIEAEESASATARSASPSAGGGGTPSLADLAGMLGGGGRGGGGGGPGGLDFGAIMNNPMFASMAQNLMSNPDMMANLMNNPRLRDMANSFGSGGGLPDIGSLMSDPSIAEMARNMMGGAGGAGAGAGAGRGSGAP; encoded by the exons ATG GCAGCCCAAAACTCCAAGCAACGCCTCGCCCTCGCAGTCTGCGACTTcctgtcctcctccctcaaagaCGGCACCCTCCGCGAGGAAGACTCCGACAACATCGACATCGCCATCAACTGCATCACCGAGGCGTTCTCGGTCGATTTCTCCGACAAGGCCGCTGTCTCTTCAGCCATCGGctcccaaaacctcctccagaTATACTCCGTCTACGAGAAGTTGAAGAATGTCAccgcccccgcctcctctcaGTCTGCAGGTTCTTCCAgcgccccaccaccatcaaccgccGTGACGGaagagcagaagaagaaggccgagtcCTTGAAGTCCAAGGGCAACGCGGCAATGGCCCAAAAGGATTACCCTACCGCCATTAACTACTACACACAGGCCTTGTCGGTCCACCCCGGCAACGCCATTTTCCTATCCAACCGCGCCGCCGCCTACTCCGCGGCCAAGGACCACGAGTCCGCCAAGGCGGATGCTGAAGCTGCCGTTGCTATTGAGCCAACATACACCAAAGCCTGGTCTCGCCTCGGTCTCGCCCGTTTCGCTCTCGGTGACGCCAAGGGCTCGATGGAGGCCTACCAGAAGGGTATCGAGTACGAGGGTAACGGTGGCAGCGACGCCATGAAGAAGGGGTACGAGACAGCCAAGAGGAGGGTAGCGGAGATTGAGGCCGAGGAGTCAGCTAGTGCCACTGCTCGAAGcgcctctccctctgcaGGAGGCGGCGGTACTCCCAGTCTGGCCGACCTGGCTGGTAtgctcggcggcggtggcagagggggcggtggcggcggtccAGGTGGATTGGATTTCGGTGCCATCATGAACAACCCCATGTTTGCGAGCATGGCGCAGAACCTGATGAGCAACCCGGACATGATGGCCAACTTGATGAATAACCCTAGGTTGAGGGATATGGCCAACTCGTTTGGTAGCGGGGGTGGGCTGCCGGATATTGGGAGTTTGATGTCTGATCCTTCTATTGCTGAGAT GGCCAGAAATATGAtgggcggtgctggtggtgctggtgctggtgctggtgctggtcgGGGCAGTGGTGCTCCTTGA
- a CDS encoding hypothetical protein (COG:U; EggNog:ENOG503P3MW): MATPSGASSPTGSLIPSTSVHPSIVPAPYAENDQHVCFICLQNENDTPDATWVHPCPCTLEAHQDCMLQWVAEMEVSNRRSKNGLQCPACKSPITVEEPYDAIVALRNRFNRKFSRISPGLLVLIVSECSVVGAASYGFAAITVFAGRRAVTSMVDKMGVIPTVITCSLIGPGLVLSRWLASLGNLVVLPVSALYSTFLIGRNQPLTWPPSPVWAVALMPSVQFAYTFLYYELFGKLEKRLNRALRGRPMDEEPPNEAQQQQQPPPIQAVAANGQQQQRQPGEQQQPPPQNGAGNNNNNNNNNNNNQREGENGEEGMWDAVINLGRAVVGLFGDDNDQADADPDDDDVMGRADEIVFEVQLNLGDDGHDHDHDHHHHHHNDDNQDEMGNIHMGVPVPAGLPAPPPAAAQQPAPPPQNNNRRNHRNRDNNEAARPPPGPNGEGETNFLSLFINSIVSSLLMPVISFGMGEAIRFLAPKSWVTRSIFQRDSIWSSIWGGGGRRRTIPAAAGTGGMFAPSILQHQWGRSLVGGCLYVVLRDAWTLYVKWRRVQVKQNRRVKNVERRAAGKEN; encoded by the exons ATGGCGACGCCATCAGGCGCGAGCAGCCCAACCGGGTCGCTCATACCCTCCACCTCAGTTCACCCCTCCATCGTACCAGCACCTTACGCCGAGAACGACCAGCACGTCTGCTTCATCTGCCTCCAGAACGAGAACGACACCCCCGACGCGACCTGGGTCCATCCATGCCCATGTACCCTCGAAGCCCACCAAGACTGCATGCTACAATGGGTAGCAGAGATGGAAGTTTCCAACCGGCGGTCAAAGAACGGTCTCCAATGCCCAGCTTGCAAATCCCCCATCACAGTCGAAGAACCCTACGATGCCATCGTCGCCTTGCGCAACCGCTTCAACCGGAAGTTCAGCAGAATATCCCCAGGCCTTCTTGTGCTCATAGTCAGCGAATGCAGCGTTGTTGGCGCCGCTAGCTATGGCTTTGCTGCGATCACAGTATTTGCTGGGCGGAGGGCTGTCACGTCCATGGTTGACAAGATGGGGGTAATACCTACGGTAATTACATGCTCCTTGATCGGGCCGGGGTTGGTGCTGTCAAGGTGGTTGGCTTCCTTGGGCAacttggtggtgttgccaGTTAGTGCACTG TACAGCACGTTCCTAATCGGCCGCAATCAACCTCTCACCTGGCCCCCATCACCAGTATGGGCCGTGGCTTTGATGCCGAGCGTCCAATTCGCTTACACGTTTCTCTACTACGAGCTCTTTGGCAAGCTAGAAAAGCGGCTCAACCGAGCCCTCCGTGGCAGGCCCATGGATGAAGAGCCGCCGAACGAggcacagcagcaacagcaaccaccacctatCCAAGCTGTCGCAGCTAAtggccagcagcaacaacggcaacctggcgaacaacaacaaccaccaccacaaaacgGAGCaggaaacaacaacaacaacaacaacaacaacaacaacaaccaaagaGAAGGCGAaaacggagaagaaggcatGTGGGACGCTGTAATCAATCTCGGCCGCGCGGTGGTGGGCCTCTTTGGGGATGACAACGACCAAGCAGATGCCGATCctgatgacgacgatgtaATGGGCAGAGCCGATGAAATCGTCTTTGAGGTGCAGCTCAATCTCGGAGATGACGGGCATGACCATGATcatgatcatcaccaccaccatcacaacgATGACAATCAAGATGAAATGGGGAATATTCATATGGGTGTGCCTGTTCCTGCTGGGCTTCCTGCACCTCCGCCGGCAGCGGCACAACAACCGGCTCCTCCGCCAcagaacaacaaccgccgCAACCACCGCAACCGCGACAACAACGAAGCTGCCCGTCCACCACCCGGCCCGaacggggagggggaaacgAATTTCTTGTCGCTGTTTATTAATTCGATAGTCTCGTCGCTTCTCATGCCGGTGATTTCGTTTGGCATGGGGGAGGCGATTCGGTTCTTGGCGCCCAAGTCGTGGGTTACGAGGTCGATCTTTCAAAGGGATTCAATCTGGTCGTCgatttggggtggtggtgggaggaggaggactattcctgctgctgctgggactGGCGGGATGTTTGCGCCTAGTATACTGCAGCACcagtgggggaggagtttggtcGGGGGGTGTTTGTATGTGGTGCTGAGGGACGCCTGGACGCTGTATGtcaagtggaggagggtgcagGTGAAGCAGAATAGGAGGGTGAAGAATGTGGAGAGACGGGCGGCGGGGAAGGAGAACTag